One Oncorhynchus masou masou isolate Uvic2021 chromosome 27, UVic_Omas_1.1, whole genome shotgun sequence genomic window carries:
- the LOC135516434 gene encoding uncharacterized protein LOC135516434 isoform X1 — translation MMGCLVVTGVLLVILLFHPPAAQMESPDTDGEAVIIEEFCLKISDDSHCTTAEPEPRQTVTNKESAESTQLARSSPSNDKEGFPPDSGELGPVERGVAARQDINSTRQPAVNSSSLVANFMGIPPGHRELGPIEREGCRCKTWQEHTTDRSLVRSIDFRFPATDVCNSTEIIETLVDGRKVCVNTSLTRHLAPLFGPSTDPDWEGTTTPSPNTSAVSSSPTTQTAEQMSMTPPRELRDFSLDFFFGISEERQVPPAPPALPAPLEDPAPPGPSGPNGSKGRFEQQRPVLQRCMCIEKEARRIGRLISKIQLNPPSSSCNVVEIIATLKMSGQEVCLDVTSHWVRKILEKLKVQPDSP, via the exons ATGATGGGTTGTCTTGTGGTCACCGGGGTTCTACTTGTGATTCTACTGTTCCATCCTCCAGCAGCTCAGA TGGAGAGCCCAGATACAGATGGTGAGGCCGTGATAATCGAAGAGTTTTGTCTGAAAATCTCTGATGATTCGCACTGTACAACCGCTGAACCAGAGCCCAGACAAACGGTTACCAACAAGGAGTCAGCTGAGAGCACACAACTGGCAAGGTCTTCTCCGTCGAATGACAAGGAAG GCTTCCCACCAGACAGTGGTGAACTGGGGCCGGTAGAGAGGGGTGTCGCTGCAAGACAAG ATATAAACTCCACTCGTCAACCGGCTGTCAATTCTTCATCACTTGTGGCAAACTTCATGG GCATCCCGCCAGGCCATAGGGAACTGGGGCCGATAGAGAGGGAAGGGTGTCGCTGCAAGACGTGGCAGGAACACACAACTGACCGGTCCCTTGTCAGGAGCATAGACTTCAGATTCCCTGCAACGGACGTGTGTAACTCCACAGAgatcat TGAGACACTGGTCGATGGTAGGAAGGTTTGTGTGAATACCTCTCTCACAAGACACCTTGCACCACTGTTTGG GCCTTCAACTGACCCAGACTGGGAAGGGACCACAACCCCCAGCCCAAACACCTCTGCAGTATCCTCGTccccaaccacacagacagcggaACAAATGAGCATGACACCACCAAGGGAATTAAGGGACTTTTCTCTGGACTTTTTCTTTGGAATTAGTGAAGAGAGACAAGTACCCCCAGCACCCCCAGCACTCCCGGCACCCCTGGAAGACCCAGCACCCCCGGGACCCTCAGGACCCAATGGGTCCAAAGGTCGCTTTGAACAACAGAG GCCTGTTCTGCAGAGATGCATGTGCATCGAAAAGGAGGCCAGAAGGATAGGAAGGCTCATCTCTAAAATACAGTTGAATCCACCCTCTTCAAGCTGCAACGTTGTGGAGATTAT TGCAACTCTGAAGATGTCAGGTCAAGAGGTTTGCTTGGATGTCACCTCACACTGGGTACGCAAAATCCTGGAGAAATTAAAAGTACAACCAGACTCCCCTTGA
- the LOC135516434 gene encoding uncharacterized protein LOC135516434 isoform X2, producing the protein MMGCLVVTGVLLVILLFHPPAAQMESPDTDGEAVIIEEFCLKISDDSHCTTAEPEPRQTVTNKESAESTQLARSSPSNDKEDINSTRQPAVNSSSLVANFMGIPPGHRELGPIEREGCRCKTWQEHTTDRSLVRSIDFRFPATDVCNSTEIIETLVDGRKVCVNTSLTRHLAPLFGPSTDPDWEGTTTPSPNTSAVSSSPTTQTAEQMSMTPPRELRDFSLDFFFGISEERQVPPAPPALPAPLEDPAPPGPSGPNGSKGRFEQQRPVLQRCMCIEKEARRIGRLISKIQLNPPSSSCNVVEIIATLKMSGQEVCLDVTSHWVRKILEKLKVQPDSP; encoded by the exons ATGATGGGTTGTCTTGTGGTCACCGGGGTTCTACTTGTGATTCTACTGTTCCATCCTCCAGCAGCTCAGA TGGAGAGCCCAGATACAGATGGTGAGGCCGTGATAATCGAAGAGTTTTGTCTGAAAATCTCTGATGATTCGCACTGTACAACCGCTGAACCAGAGCCCAGACAAACGGTTACCAACAAGGAGTCAGCTGAGAGCACACAACTGGCAAGGTCTTCTCCGTCGAATGACAAGGAAG ATATAAACTCCACTCGTCAACCGGCTGTCAATTCTTCATCACTTGTGGCAAACTTCATGG GCATCCCGCCAGGCCATAGGGAACTGGGGCCGATAGAGAGGGAAGGGTGTCGCTGCAAGACGTGGCAGGAACACACAACTGACCGGTCCCTTGTCAGGAGCATAGACTTCAGATTCCCTGCAACGGACGTGTGTAACTCCACAGAgatcat TGAGACACTGGTCGATGGTAGGAAGGTTTGTGTGAATACCTCTCTCACAAGACACCTTGCACCACTGTTTGG GCCTTCAACTGACCCAGACTGGGAAGGGACCACAACCCCCAGCCCAAACACCTCTGCAGTATCCTCGTccccaaccacacagacagcggaACAAATGAGCATGACACCACCAAGGGAATTAAGGGACTTTTCTCTGGACTTTTTCTTTGGAATTAGTGAAGAGAGACAAGTACCCCCAGCACCCCCAGCACTCCCGGCACCCCTGGAAGACCCAGCACCCCCGGGACCCTCAGGACCCAATGGGTCCAAAGGTCGCTTTGAACAACAGAG GCCTGTTCTGCAGAGATGCATGTGCATCGAAAAGGAGGCCAGAAGGATAGGAAGGCTCATCTCTAAAATACAGTTGAATCCACCCTCTTCAAGCTGCAACGTTGTGGAGATTAT TGCAACTCTGAAGATGTCAGGTCAAGAGGTTTGCTTGGATGTCACCTCACACTGGGTACGCAAAATCCTGGAGAAATTAAAAGTACAACCAGACTCCCCTTGA
- the LOC135516435 gene encoding pepsin A-like gives MMKWSVLLCALVALSECNTKISLIKGKTARETLMEKGIWEETRLKFPYNPMAKFYQTGDEAMTNDADLSYYGVISIGTPPQSFNVIFDTGSSNLWVPSVYCSSQACQNHAEFNPSQSSTFTWANKPVSIQYGTGSMTGQLAYDTVSVGGISVTQQIFGASQTEAPFMANMVADGILGLAFPNLAASGATPVFDNMMSQGLVSQNLFSVYLSGNSAEGSVVSFGNIEPNYYTGQIAWIPLSSETYWQINMDSVTINGNTVACSGGCQAIIDTGTSLIVGPTTDINNMNSWVGATTDQYGDASVNCNNIPNMPDVTFTLNGNAFTISASAYTSQNSNGCMTGFGNGGTQQLWILGDVFIRQYYAIFDRQNNYVGLAQAA, from the exons ATGATGAAGtggtctgtcctcctgtgtgcccTAGTGGCCCTCTCCGAGTGTAATACCAA GATCTCTCTGATCAAGGGGAAGACTGCCAGAGAGACCCTGATGGAGAaaggtatatgggaggagaccaGGCTGAAGTTCCCCTACAACCCTATGGCCAAGTTCTACCAGACCGGTGATGAGGCTATGACCAACGATGCTGAT TTGTCCTACTACGGCGTGATTTCCATCGGAACCCCTCCCCAGTCCTTCAACGTCATCTTTGACACGGGCTCCTCCAACCTGTGGGTTCCCTCTGTCTACTGCTCCAGCCAGGCCTGCC AGAACCATGCCGAGTTCAACCCTTCTCAGTCCAGCACCTTCACGTGGGCCAACAAGCCTGTTTCTATTCAGTACGGAACTGGCAGCATGACTGGGCAGCTGGCATACGACACTGTTTCG GTGGGCGGTatctctgtgactcagcagatcTTTGGTGccagtcagaccgaggctccctTCATGGCCAACATGGTTGCCGACGGTATCCTGGGCCTGGCTTTCCCCAACCTGGCGGCCTCTGGGGCCACACCAGTCTTTGACAACATGATGAGTCAGGGCCTCGTTTCCCAGAACCTCTTCTCTGTCTACCTGAGCGG AAACTCAGCAGAGGGTAGTGTGGTGTCTTTCGGAAACATTGAGCCGAACTACTACACCGGACAGATCGCCTGGATCCCCCTGTCTTCTGAGACCTACTGGCAGATCAACATGGACAG TGTTACCATCAACGGCAACACAGTGGCTTGCAGTGGTGGGTGTCAGGCTATCATAGATACCGGCACCTCCCTGATCGTTGGGCCAACCACTGACATCAACAACATGAACAGCTGGGTCGGAGCCACCACTGACCAGTATGGAGAC GCCTCCGTGAACTGCAACAACATCCCCAACATGCCCGATGTGACCTTCACCCTCAACGGAAACGCCTTCACCATCTCTGCCTCCGCCTACACCTCCCAG aactCCAATGGCTGCATGACTGGTTTTGGTAACGGTGGAACTCAGCAGCTCTGGATCCTTGGAGATGTCTTCATCAGGCAATACTACGCCATCTTTGACAGGCAGAACAACTATGTCGGTCTGGCCCAGGCCGCGTAA
- the LOC135516438 gene encoding C-C motif chemokine 14-like, producing the protein MRSALILLLCVLGAALWSGALANNANLPEECCFKYYTRKIPRQSIREYEMTRSDCSKKGVILFTKKNFRFCANPEDSTIEKIMKSIDESKF; encoded by the exons ATGCGGTCTGCTCTGATCCTTCTGCTGTGCGTCCTGGGAGCAGCTCTGTGGTCCGGCGCGTTGGCCAACA ATGCAAATCTTCCTGAAGAATGCTGTTTCAAGTATTACACAAGAAAAATCCCCAGACAATCCATCAGGGAATATGAAATGACAAGATCTGACTGCTCAAAGAAGGGGGTCAT CTTGTTCACAAAAAAGAACTTCCGCTTCTGTGCCAATCCAGAAGACTCTACGATTGAGAAGATCATGAAGTCCATCGACGAGAGTAAATTCTAG